A region of Piscinibacter gummiphilus DNA encodes the following proteins:
- a CDS encoding CaiB/BaiF CoA transferase family protein — protein sequence MNPSPMLKGLRITDMTTVIFGPYTTQILADLGADVVKVEPAGGGDTVRLIGRPPVTPGMGPAHLRLNRGKRSVDWDLRSEAGRAALTRLLQTSDVFIHNLRADAIERLGFGVEAVRALRPDIVYVHCTGFDQRGPNAGLQAYDDIIQAASGAASLLPAVDGNPQPRFLPMAVADKVSGLHAAYAVLAAIVHRLRTGEGQAVEVPMFEAMASFNLAEHLCDRTFVPPTGPALYGRQVDPGRQPMRTADGWIAIAPYLDDRWVRLFEVCGLGERLAEPMFADLRSRRKHMQKMHDAVAALTPARTTAEWLALLKAANVPAMKVNEIGDLLDDPQLKGSGLLREREHPTEGRYVEVGPPVRFSAWTPEPGRHAPGFGEHSEEVAKELGVRL from the coding sequence ATGAACCCTTCCCCCATGCTGAAAGGCCTGCGCATCACCGACATGACGACGGTGATCTTCGGCCCCTACACCACGCAGATCCTCGCCGACCTGGGCGCCGACGTCGTCAAGGTCGAACCCGCCGGCGGCGGCGACACGGTTCGCCTGATCGGGCGGCCTCCCGTCACGCCCGGCATGGGCCCCGCCCACCTGCGCCTGAACCGCGGCAAGCGTTCGGTCGACTGGGACCTGCGCTCCGAGGCCGGCCGTGCCGCGCTGACGCGGCTGCTGCAGACGAGCGACGTGTTCATCCACAACCTGCGCGCCGACGCCATCGAACGCCTGGGCTTCGGCGTCGAGGCCGTGCGCGCGCTGCGTCCCGACATCGTCTACGTGCACTGCACCGGCTTCGACCAGCGCGGCCCGAACGCGGGCCTGCAGGCCTACGACGACATCATCCAGGCCGCCTCCGGCGCGGCATCGCTGCTGCCGGCGGTGGACGGGAACCCGCAGCCGCGTTTCCTGCCGATGGCCGTGGCCGACAAGGTCTCGGGCCTCCACGCCGCCTACGCCGTGCTGGCCGCCATCGTGCACCGCCTGCGCACCGGTGAAGGCCAGGCCGTGGAGGTGCCGATGTTCGAGGCGATGGCGAGCTTCAACCTCGCCGAACACCTGTGCGACCGCACCTTCGTGCCCCCGACGGGCCCCGCGCTCTATGGCCGCCAGGTCGATCCGGGCCGCCAACCGATGCGCACCGCCGACGGCTGGATCGCCATCGCCCCGTACCTCGACGACCGCTGGGTGCGGCTCTTCGAGGTGTGCGGGCTGGGCGAGCGGCTCGCCGAACCGATGTTCGCCGACCTCAGGTCGCGGCGGAAGCACATGCAGAAGATGCACGACGCGGTCGCGGCGCTGACCCCGGCGCGCACCACCGCCGAATGGCTCGCGCTGCTGAAGGCCGCGAACGTGCCGGCCATGAAGGTCAACGAGATCGGCGACCTGCTGGACGATCCCCAGCTCAAGGGTTCGGGACTGCTGCGGGAGCGGGAGCATCCGACGGAAGGCCGCTACGTCGAGGTGGGGCCGCCGGTGCGCTTCTCCGCGTGGACGCCGGAACCAGGGCGGCATGCGCCGGGGTTCGGGGAGCACAGTGAGGAGGTGGCGAAGGAGCTGGGAGTGCGACTGTAG
- a CDS encoding enoyl-CoA hydratase-related protein translates to MTTVNVRLEREGDVAVIRLVNTAKLNPLTVPMQIELRAALAEVRGDPSYRAVLLTGEGKGFCVGADLSGLGRPEGDPRTLGAWTADMMTEQSTPLVLDLRSMPVPVVCGLNGAAAGAGVGLALSADIVVAARSAYFLMPFVPKLGLVPDLGSTWFLERLVGRSRATALTLLGDRLSAEEAVRWGLVWSCVDDTEFAAQSLALAQRLARLPAHGIGETRRAYDSAASSDLATQLAYETGRQREMIDRPEFLEGVAAFQQKREPSFAPRKG, encoded by the coding sequence GTGACCACGGTGAACGTGCGCCTGGAGCGCGAGGGCGACGTGGCGGTGATCCGCCTCGTCAACACGGCGAAGCTGAACCCGCTGACCGTGCCGATGCAGATCGAGCTGCGGGCGGCGCTGGCCGAGGTGCGGGGCGATCCCTCGTACCGGGCCGTGCTGCTGACGGGGGAGGGCAAGGGCTTCTGCGTGGGGGCCGACCTGTCCGGCCTGGGCCGGCCCGAAGGGGACCCGCGCACGCTGGGAGCGTGGACGGCCGACATGATGACGGAGCAGTCGACGCCGCTGGTGCTCGACCTGCGGTCGATGCCGGTGCCGGTGGTGTGTGGACTCAACGGCGCGGCGGCGGGTGCGGGCGTGGGCCTCGCGCTCTCGGCCGACATCGTCGTCGCGGCGCGGTCGGCGTACTTCCTGATGCCGTTCGTGCCGAAGCTCGGGCTCGTGCCCGACCTCGGATCCACGTGGTTCCTCGAACGGCTCGTGGGGCGCTCGCGGGCCACGGCGCTGACGCTGCTGGGCGACCGGCTGTCGGCCGAGGAGGCGGTGCGCTGGGGGCTGGTGTGGTCGTGCGTGGACGATACCGAATTCGCGGCGCAGTCCCTCGCACTCGCTCAGCGGCTGGCGCGCCTGCCCGCGCACGGCATCGGCGAGACGCGGCGGGCCTACGACTCGGCCGCATCCAGCGACCTGGCCACGCAGCTCGCCTACGAGACCGGCCGGCAGCGCGAGATGATCGACCGGCCCGAGTTCCTCGAAGGGGTGGCGGCGTTCCAGCAGAAGCGCGAGCCGTCGTTCGCGCCCCGCAAGGGATGA
- a CDS encoding acetyl-CoA C-acetyltransferase: MNTVYVYDHLRTPRGRGRPDGALHEVPPVHLAAGLLASLRARNGFTGDAIDDVGLGIVMPVGEQGADLTRTALLAAGYGDTVTGFQVNRFCTSGLDTVKFGHALIASGQADAVIGGGVESMSRVPIGADGGAAYVDPRIGVTHPYIPNGVAADLMATLNGFTRDDVDAYAAESQRRAAEAVAGGRFAKSIDPVKDVIGQILLTHDEAVRPGTTRADLAKLKPAFAGVGAEGFDSIVLQRYPSLKAIDHVHTGGNSSGIVDGAAVVLLGNEDFGKRHGVRPRARVLGSVSGASEPLLSLGGPLPVAERLLGRLRMSPADVDLYEVNEAFAVVPMVVARHFGLDPERVNPNGGAIALGHPLGATGAILLGTALDELERRGEATALVTLCAAAGQATALVIERV; the protein is encoded by the coding sequence ATGAACACCGTCTATGTCTACGACCACCTGCGCACCCCGCGCGGCCGGGGCCGCCCCGACGGCGCCCTGCACGAGGTGCCGCCCGTCCACCTGGCCGCGGGGCTGCTCGCCTCGCTGCGGGCCCGCAACGGCTTCACGGGCGACGCCATCGACGACGTGGGCCTCGGCATCGTGATGCCCGTGGGCGAGCAGGGCGCCGACCTCACCCGCACCGCGCTGCTGGCCGCGGGCTACGGCGACACCGTCACCGGGTTCCAGGTGAACCGCTTCTGCACCTCGGGCCTCGACACCGTGAAGTTCGGTCATGCATTGATTGCATCGGGGCAGGCGGACGCGGTGATCGGCGGCGGGGTCGAGTCGATGTCGCGGGTGCCCATCGGCGCCGACGGCGGTGCGGCGTACGTGGACCCGCGCATCGGGGTCACGCACCCGTACATCCCGAACGGCGTGGCCGCCGACCTGATGGCCACGCTCAACGGCTTCACCCGCGACGACGTGGACGCCTACGCGGCCGAGAGCCAGCGGCGCGCGGCCGAGGCGGTGGCCGGCGGGCGGTTCGCGAAGTCCATCGACCCGGTGAAGGATGTGATCGGCCAGATCCTGCTCACCCACGACGAGGCCGTCCGGCCGGGCACGACCCGCGCCGACCTCGCCAAGCTCAAGCCCGCCTTCGCCGGTGTGGGCGCCGAGGGCTTCGACAGCATCGTGCTGCAGCGCTACCCGTCGCTGAAGGCGATCGACCACGTGCACACCGGCGGCAACTCGAGCGGCATCGTCGATGGCGCCGCCGTGGTGCTGCTCGGCAACGAGGACTTCGGCAAGCGCCACGGCGTGCGCCCGCGCGCCCGCGTGCTGGGCAGCGTGAGCGGCGCGAGCGAACCGCTGCTGAGCCTGGGCGGGCCGCTGCCGGTGGCCGAACGGCTGCTGGGGCGCCTGCGCATGTCGCCGGCCGACGTCGACCTGTACGAGGTCAACGAGGCCTTCGCGGTGGTACCGATGGTGGTGGCGCGGCACTTCGGGCTCGACCCGGAACGGGTCAACCCGAACGGCGGCGCCATCGCGCTGGGACACCCGCTCGGGGCCACCGGCGCCATCCTGCTCGGCACGGCGCTCGACGAACTGGAGCGGCGCGGCGAGGCCACCGCGCTCGTGACGCTGTGCGCCGCGGCGGGCCAGGCCACCGCGCTGGTCATCGAACGGGTCTGA
- a CDS encoding enoyl-CoA hydratase-related protein, translated as MDDNTLTLTVDRDGVALIELFAGHFTAPLAVALDTAVEQVLTDPAIVGAVITGAAPDRFLLGARIDELLAGADAGLDAPTIAALVAPVNRTLRRLETGGKPVAAAIGGDAQGAGFELCLACHHRVLADDEAVQVGLPEVRAGLIPGGGGTQRLPRLIGIERALPLLAEGRTVNPHAAFLLGLVEALRPRDDVVATARRWVLSQGPTAQPWDTKGYALPGGAGALAPHASASFGLGLARVRRDTADREPAPLAVLAAVYEGTQLPMDRALALEAKFFGRLVADPAARDRMRAHNDNPEIR; from the coding sequence ATGGACGACAACACCCTGACCCTCACCGTCGACCGGGACGGCGTGGCCCTGATCGAGCTGTTCGCGGGCCACTTCACCGCACCGCTGGCCGTGGCCCTGGACACCGCGGTCGAGCAGGTGCTCACGGACCCCGCGATCGTCGGCGCCGTGATCACCGGTGCGGCACCGGACCGCTTCCTGCTCGGCGCGCGCATCGACGAACTGCTGGCCGGGGCCGACGCGGGCCTCGATGCCCCCACCATCGCCGCGCTCGTCGCGCCCGTGAACCGCACGCTGCGCCGCCTGGAAACAGGGGGCAAGCCGGTGGCCGCGGCCATCGGTGGCGACGCGCAGGGCGCGGGCTTCGAGCTGTGCCTCGCGTGCCACCACCGCGTGCTCGCGGACGACGAGGCGGTGCAGGTGGGGCTGCCCGAGGTGCGTGCCGGGCTGATCCCCGGCGGCGGAGGCACGCAGCGCCTGCCGCGCCTGATCGGCATCGAACGTGCGCTGCCGCTGCTGGCCGAGGGGCGCACGGTGAATCCGCACGCGGCCTTTCTGCTCGGGCTGGTGGAGGCCCTGCGGCCGCGCGACGACGTGGTCGCCACGGCACGCCGATGGGTGCTGTCGCAGGGGCCCACCGCGCAGCCGTGGGACACCAAGGGCTACGCGCTGCCGGGCGGCGCGGGTGCACTGGCGCCCCACGCGTCCGCGAGCTTCGGCCTGGGCCTCGCCCGCGTGCGCCGAGACACCGCTGACCGCGAGCCCGCGCCACTCGCGGTGCTGGCCGCCGTCTACGAAGGCACGCAGCTGCCGATGGACCGCGCGCTGGCGCTGGAGGCCAAGTTCTTCGGCCGCCTCGTGGCCGACCCCGCCGCGCGCGACCGCATGCGCGCGCACAACGACAACCCGGAGATCCGATGA
- a CDS encoding phosphotransferase family protein, with product MSSADFDFDRLRGWLGERIPGAEGPMQWRRVGAGQSNPTFLVEFEQRSLVLRKQPAGELLPSAHAIDREYRVLKALAGSAVPVPAALCWCDDRTVIGTPFYVMDKLEGRVMSGHQLREVPAGERAAYWHAMAGTLAALHAVDWEAVGLADYGRPGNFFSRQIARWSRQWAASRTREDRHIDRLVDWLPANIPDHDTTAIAHGDFRLGNLMFHPTEPVVIGVLDWELSTLGHPLADAAYSAMAWHTVPAAFDGLRGVDLVSASLPTQASYLAAYRDAGGCSEPVTAFHLAFSLFRFAVILEGVAARAKAGNAAASDAAVVGAQSAAFAEAAAALI from the coding sequence ATGAGTTCCGCGGACTTCGACTTCGACCGGCTGCGCGGCTGGCTCGGCGAACGGATTCCCGGCGCCGAGGGGCCGATGCAGTGGCGGCGCGTGGGGGCGGGGCAGTCGAACCCCACCTTCCTCGTCGAGTTCGAGCAGCGTTCGCTCGTGCTGCGCAAGCAGCCGGCGGGCGAACTGCTGCCCTCGGCCCACGCCATCGACCGCGAGTACCGCGTGCTGAAGGCGTTGGCCGGCAGCGCCGTGCCGGTGCCGGCGGCCTTGTGCTGGTGTGACGACCGCACCGTGATCGGCACGCCGTTCTACGTGATGGACAAGCTCGAGGGCCGCGTGATGAGCGGCCACCAGCTTCGCGAGGTGCCGGCGGGCGAACGTGCCGCGTACTGGCATGCGATGGCGGGCACGCTCGCCGCGCTGCACGCGGTGGACTGGGAGGCGGTGGGCCTCGCCGACTACGGCCGCCCGGGCAACTTCTTCTCGCGCCAGATCGCCCGCTGGTCGCGCCAGTGGGCCGCCTCGCGCACGCGGGAGGACCGGCACATCGACCGGCTGGTCGACTGGCTGCCCGCGAACATCCCCGACCACGACACCACGGCCATCGCCCACGGCGACTTCCGCCTCGGCAACCTGATGTTCCATCCCACCGAGCCGGTGGTGATCGGCGTGCTCGACTGGGAGCTCTCGACCCTCGGCCACCCGCTGGCGGATGCCGCGTACAGCGCGATGGCGTGGCACACGGTGCCGGCGGCCTTCGACGGGCTGCGAGGGGTGGACCTGGTGTCGGCGAGCTTGCCGACGCAGGCGTCGTACCTTGCGGCGTACCGTGATGCCGGTGGGTGTTCGGAGCCGGTCACGGCCTTCCACCTGGCGTTTTCGCTGTTCCGCTTCGCGGTGATCCTCGAAGGGGTCGCGGCACGGGCGAAGGCGGGGAATGCGGCCGCGTCGGATGCGGCGGTGGTGGGGGCGCAGTCGGCGGCGTTCGCGGAGGCGGCGGCGGCGTTGATCTAG
- the fadB gene encoding fatty acid oxidation complex subunit alpha FadB, with amino-acid sequence MFQGDSIQVRRLDDGFAELCFDRQGDAINKLDARTVDEFQRATSVIAADGDVRGVLVSSAKDVFIVGADIAEFGEMFKQPAEHMARDVYAKNGIINAFEDLGVPSVVAINGFALGGGLELALAASFRVMSNDAQVGLPEVKLGLFPGFGGTVRLSRVAGPAVAVEWIAGGRPSRAASALAAGVVDQTCDPAALRETALTLLRSAADGHADWRARQQRKREPVPRQPAELRSLFDGALADVDARSPKHQPAAAIAVRMMSRAVTCTRAEALRLESAAFAEVAKTQAAASLVRAFFNDQLLKKRFKSYGQGARPVKSMAVLGAGIMGGGIAYTSALRGTPVRLKDIAPPPLALGMKEASRQLARQVKTGRIDQAKADAVLATIHPQLDDAGFGEVDLVIEAVVENLSVKHQVLSALEGAVRPDTVIASNTSSLRIDDIARPLARPENFVGMHFFNPVPVMALVEVVRGERTSDAAVSTAVAHAVRMGKTPVVVKDCPGFLVNRLITPYVSGFLQLLADGADFAEVDRVMEAFGWPMGPALLQDVVGMDTGGHVGDVIAAGYPQRMRPVTRNAVKLMVEHRRYGQKSGAGFYRHGLDPFGKPVRSPDPEAQALVATLQLGGPRTFGEAEIVDRLMLPMVVEAAHALEEGVVATAAELDMALTLGLGFPAYLGGALQYADWLGLAEVVARCERLAALGPAYEPTARMREMAATGGRFHG; translated from the coding sequence TTGTTCCAAGGTGACAGCATCCAGGTGCGGCGGCTGGACGACGGTTTCGCTGAATTGTGTTTCGACCGCCAGGGCGACGCGATCAACAAGCTCGACGCCCGCACCGTCGACGAGTTCCAGCGCGCGACCAGCGTGATCGCCGCCGACGGCGACGTGCGCGGCGTGCTCGTGTCAAGCGCGAAGGACGTGTTCATCGTCGGCGCCGACATCGCCGAGTTCGGCGAGATGTTCAAGCAGCCCGCCGAACACATGGCGCGCGACGTGTACGCGAAGAACGGCATCATCAACGCGTTCGAGGACCTGGGCGTGCCGAGCGTCGTCGCCATCAACGGTTTCGCACTGGGCGGCGGTCTCGAGCTGGCGCTCGCGGCCTCGTTCCGCGTGATGTCGAACGATGCGCAGGTGGGGCTGCCCGAAGTGAAGCTCGGGCTGTTCCCGGGCTTCGGTGGCACGGTGCGCCTGTCGCGGGTCGCGGGGCCCGCGGTGGCGGTGGAATGGATCGCCGGCGGGCGGCCGTCGCGTGCGGCCTCGGCCCTCGCGGCCGGCGTGGTGGACCAGACCTGCGACCCCGCGGCGCTGCGCGAGACGGCGCTGACGCTGCTGCGCAGCGCGGCCGACGGCCACGCCGACTGGCGCGCCCGCCAGCAGCGCAAGCGCGAGCCGGTGCCGCGCCAGCCCGCCGAGCTGCGGTCGCTGTTCGACGGGGCGCTGGCCGACGTCGATGCCCGCAGTCCCAAGCACCAGCCCGCCGCGGCCATCGCGGTGCGCATGATGTCGCGTGCGGTCACGTGCACGCGTGCCGAGGCGCTGCGGCTCGAGTCCGCCGCGTTCGCCGAGGTGGCCAAGACGCAGGCGGCCGCGTCGCTCGTGCGGGCGTTCTTCAACGACCAGTTGCTGAAGAAGCGTTTCAAGTCCTACGGACAAGGTGCGCGGCCCGTGAAGTCGATGGCGGTGCTGGGCGCCGGCATCATGGGCGGTGGCATCGCGTACACGAGTGCGCTGCGCGGCACGCCGGTGCGGCTCAAGGACATCGCACCACCACCGCTCGCGCTGGGCATGAAGGAGGCGTCGCGCCAGCTCGCCCGGCAAGTGAAGACCGGCCGCATCGACCAGGCGAAGGCCGACGCGGTGCTGGCCACCATCCACCCGCAGCTGGACGACGCGGGCTTCGGCGAGGTGGACCTGGTGATCGAGGCGGTCGTCGAGAACCTCTCCGTCAAGCACCAGGTGCTGAGCGCGCTCGAAGGGGCCGTGCGGCCGGACACGGTCATCGCGTCGAACACCTCCAGCCTGCGCATCGACGACATCGCCCGCCCGCTCGCGCGGCCGGAGAACTTCGTCGGCATGCACTTCTTCAACCCGGTGCCGGTGATGGCGCTGGTGGAGGTGGTGCGGGGCGAACGCACGAGCGATGCCGCCGTGTCTACCGCGGTGGCGCATGCCGTGCGGATGGGCAAGACACCGGTGGTCGTGAAGGACTGCCCGGGTTTCCTCGTCAACCGCCTGATCACGCCGTACGTGTCGGGCTTCCTGCAGCTGCTGGCCGACGGCGCCGATTTCGCCGAGGTGGACCGCGTGATGGAAGCCTTCGGCTGGCCCATGGGCCCGGCCCTGCTGCAGGACGTCGTGGGCATGGACACCGGTGGCCACGTGGGCGACGTGATCGCGGCGGGCTACCCGCAGCGCATGCGCCCGGTGACACGCAACGCGGTGAAGCTGATGGTGGAACACCGGCGCTACGGCCAGAAGAGCGGTGCCGGGTTCTACCGGCACGGGCTCGACCCGTTCGGCAAGCCGGTGCGGTCGCCGGACCCCGAGGCGCAGGCGCTCGTCGCCACGCTGCAACTCGGCGGGCCGCGCACCTTCGGCGAGGCCGAGATCGTGGACCGGCTGATGCTGCCGATGGTGGTCGAGGCCGCCCACGCGCTGGAGGAAGGTGTCGTGGCCACCGCCGCCGAACTCGACATGGCGCTCACGCTGGGCCTCGGCTTCCCGGCCTACCTGGGCGGGGCGCTTCAGTACGCCGACTGGCTGGGCCTCGCCGAGGTGGTGGCGCGCTGCGAGCGGCTGGCCGCGCTCGGTCCGGCGTACGAACCCACGGCACGCATGCGCGAGATGGCGGCCACCGGCGGCCGCTTCCACGGCTGA
- a CDS encoding acetyl-CoA C-acetyltransferase, protein MAEAFIVAAARTAGGRRGGRLSGWHPADLAAQVLDALVTRSGVDPAAIDDVIMGCVGQAGEQAANVARNAILSSSLPESVPGTTVDRQCGSSQQALHFAAQAVMSGTQDIVIAAGVESMTRVPMGLPMTLPAKNGLGFYVSPGMQKRYPGVEFSQFAGAEMIAKKYGLTREELDAYAYESHQRAIEAVRAGRFEEEIVPVAARSAELGDLNELHTVDEGIRFDASLEGIAAVKLIQEGGRVTAASASQICDGASGVMVVNERGLKALGVKPLARIHHMSVIGHDPVVMLEAPIPATQRALDRAGLSIDDIGLYEVNEAFAPVPIAWLKVLGAEAGRLNVNGGAIALGHPLGGSGTKLMTTLVHALHQRGVRYGLQTMCEGGGLANVTIVERL, encoded by the coding sequence ATGGCAGAAGCATTCATCGTCGCGGCGGCGCGCACGGCCGGTGGCCGGCGCGGCGGGCGCCTCTCGGGCTGGCACCCGGCCGACCTCGCCGCCCAGGTGCTCGACGCGCTCGTGACCCGCAGCGGCGTGGACCCCGCGGCCATCGACGACGTGATCATGGGCTGCGTGGGCCAGGCCGGCGAACAGGCGGCGAACGTGGCGCGCAACGCGATCCTGTCGTCGTCGCTGCCCGAGTCGGTGCCGGGCACCACCGTCGACCGCCAGTGCGGCTCGTCGCAGCAGGCGCTGCACTTCGCCGCGCAGGCGGTGATGTCGGGCACGCAGGACATCGTGATCGCCGCGGGCGTCGAGAGCATGACCCGCGTGCCGATGGGCCTGCCGATGACGCTGCCCGCGAAGAACGGCCTCGGCTTCTACGTGAGCCCGGGCATGCAGAAGCGCTACCCCGGCGTCGAGTTCAGCCAGTTCGCCGGCGCCGAGATGATCGCGAAGAAGTACGGCCTGACGCGCGAGGAGCTCGATGCCTACGCGTACGAGAGCCACCAGCGCGCCATCGAGGCGGTGCGTGCGGGCCGCTTCGAGGAGGAGATCGTGCCGGTCGCGGCGCGCAGCGCCGAGCTGGGGGACCTGAACGAGCTGCACACGGTCGACGAAGGCATCCGCTTCGATGCGTCGCTCGAAGGCATCGCGGCGGTCAAGCTGATCCAGGAGGGCGGGCGGGTCACCGCGGCCAGCGCGTCGCAGATCTGCGATGGCGCCAGCGGCGTGATGGTCGTCAACGAACGCGGCCTGAAGGCGCTGGGCGTGAAGCCGCTCGCGCGCATCCACCACATGAGCGTGATCGGGCACGACCCGGTCGTGATGCTGGAGGCACCCATCCCGGCGACGCAGCGTGCCCTGGACCGTGCGGGGCTGTCCATCGACGACATCGGGCTCTACGAGGTCAACGAGGCCTTCGCACCGGTGCCCATCGCGTGGCTCAAGGTGCTGGGGGCGGAGGCGGGCCGGCTCAACGTGAACGGCGGCGCCATCGCGCTGGGCCATCCGCTGGGGGGCTCGGGCACGAAGCTGATGACGACGCTCGTGCACGCGCTGCACCAGCGCGGCGTGCGCTACGGCCTGCAGACCATGTGCGAAGGCGGCGGCCTCGCCAACGTGACGATCGTCGAGCGCCTGTGA
- a CDS encoding NAD(P)H-dependent flavin oxidoreductase — protein sequence MKTRVTERLGIAWPIIQGGMMWVGVAELAAAVSNAGGLGIITALTQPTPDDLRREIERTRALTDKPFGVNLTLLPSVKPPPYAEYVAAIVESGIRVVETAGRSPREYIDTFKAHGIAVLHKCTSVRHALSAERDGVDIVSIDGLECAGHPGEDDVGGLVLIPAAARALKIPIVASGGIADGRGMAAALALGAEGVNMGTRFCVTREAAIHDDIKQALVKANERDTALIFRSLRNTARVFRNAIADEVRSIEQRPGGCEFEDIRPLVLGTRGREALRSGEVDGGVITAGQCIGLIDDVPTCAELIERMVAECRERLSVASLQAA from the coding sequence ATGAAGACACGCGTGACCGAACGGCTGGGCATCGCCTGGCCCATCATCCAGGGCGGCATGATGTGGGTGGGGGTGGCCGAACTCGCCGCCGCCGTCTCGAACGCCGGCGGCTTGGGCATCATCACCGCGCTGACGCAGCCCACGCCCGACGACCTGCGCCGCGAGATCGAACGCACCCGCGCGCTGACCGACAAGCCGTTCGGCGTGAACCTCACGCTGCTGCCGTCGGTGAAACCGCCGCCGTATGCCGAGTACGTCGCGGCCATCGTCGAGAGCGGCATCCGCGTGGTCGAGACCGCGGGGCGCAGCCCGCGCGAGTACATCGACACCTTCAAGGCGCACGGCATCGCGGTGCTGCACAAGTGCACGTCGGTGCGCCATGCGCTGTCGGCCGAACGCGATGGCGTCGACATCGTGTCCATCGACGGCCTCGAATGCGCGGGCCACCCGGGCGAGGACGACGTGGGCGGCCTCGTGCTGATCCCGGCCGCGGCGCGCGCGCTGAAGATCCCCATCGTGGCCTCGGGCGGCATCGCCGACGGCCGCGGCATGGCGGCGGCGCTGGCCCTCGGTGCCGAGGGCGTGAACATGGGCACGCGCTTCTGCGTGACCCGCGAGGCGGCGATCCACGACGACATCAAGCAGGCGCTGGTGAAGGCGAACGAACGCGACACCGCGCTGATCTTCCGCTCGCTGCGCAACACCGCGCGGGTGTTCCGCAACGCCATCGCCGACGAGGTCCGGTCCATCGAGCAGCGGCCCGGGGGCTGCGAGTTCGAGGACATCCGCCCGCTGGTGCTGGGCACACGCGGCCGCGAGGCGCTGCGGTCCGGCGAGGTGGACGGCGGTGTCATCACCGCGGGCCAGTGCATCGGCCTGATCGACGACGTGCCCACCTGCGCCGAACTCATCGAGCGCATGGTGGCCGAGTGCCGCGAGCGCCTGTCTGTCGCGTCCCTGCAGGCCGCCTGA
- a CDS encoding SDR family NAD(P)-dependent oxidoreductase yields MKLDATVTAVVTGGASGLGAATARLLASRGVRVALFDLDADKGEALAAELGGVFCRVDVMSDDAVDQGFAKSRAAIGQERVLVNCAGIGNAVKTASRDKASGEVRHFPTAAFDRIVQINLVGTFRCIAKSAAGMLSLPPLADGERGAIVNTASVAAQDGQMGQAAYSASKAGIVGLTLPVARDLMGEGIRINTILPGIFNTPLLQAAPDHVKDALAASVPFPKRLGDPAEYAALAEQMITNGYFNGECVRLDGAIRMSPR; encoded by the coding sequence ATGAAACTCGATGCAACCGTGACCGCCGTGGTGACCGGCGGCGCCTCCGGCCTCGGCGCCGCCACCGCGCGCCTGCTGGCCTCGCGCGGCGTGCGCGTGGCCCTGTTCGACCTCGACGCCGACAAGGGCGAGGCGCTGGCCGCCGAACTGGGCGGTGTGTTCTGCCGCGTGGACGTGATGTCGGACGACGCGGTGGACCAGGGCTTCGCGAAGTCCCGCGCGGCCATCGGCCAGGAACGTGTGCTCGTCAACTGCGCCGGCATCGGCAACGCGGTGAAGACCGCCAGCCGAGACAAGGCCAGCGGCGAGGTGCGCCACTTCCCCACCGCGGCCTTCGACCGCATCGTGCAGATCAACCTCGTGGGCACGTTCCGCTGCATCGCGAAGTCGGCCGCCGGCATGCTGTCGCTGCCGCCGCTGGCCGACGGCGAGCGCGGGGCCATCGTCAATACCGCCTCGGTGGCGGCGCAGGACGGGCAGATGGGGCAGGCCGCGTACTCGGCGTCGAAGGCCGGCATCGTGGGCCTCACGCTGCCGGTCGCGCGCGACCTGATGGGCGAGGGCATCCGCATCAACACCATCCTGCCGGGCATCTTCAACACGCCGCTGCTGCAGGCCGCGCCCGACCACGTGAAGGACGCGCTGGCCGCCTCCGTGCCGTTCCCGAAGCGGCTGGGCGATCCGGCGGAGTACGCTGCGCTGGCGGAACAGATGATCACGAACGGCTACTTCAACGGCGAATGCGTGCGCCTCGACGGCGCGATCCGCATGTCTCCGCGCTGA